GGTTCTGTAATAGGATACCTTCCCGAGGACTTAAAAATTTACGGAGCAGGCCTCAACCTGAATATGAACTTTGGAAGGATCTATCTCGAAGCCAGGCCGGCTTATTATAACGTTCAGGAAAGCCGCTATTCACTGCCGAAGTTTTCATTTAACGGCGGCATTTACTACAGGGATACACTCTTTAACGCCAACCTGCACCTTAAGACGGGCTTTACACTCAGTGCGGCCGGCAGGCAGAACTTTTATTCATACGATTTTGAAAAAAGCATGTCCGCCCAATACGCCGCCGTTGTGGGCAGCACCTCGGTTTATTATACCAGTGAAACGGTTGCCCCTTACACAAAGCTCGATTTTGTGCTGATTGGTGAGATTCAGAAAAGAGCCATTTTATACTTTACCTTCGAGAACATATTAAATAAAAATTACTATGTGGTTCCCTATTACCTTACTCCTTCACAGGGAATTAGAATAGGGTTCTCGTGGGAATTCTTAAATTAGCCGGACGTGGAGGCTTCACATAAATGCGCAGGATAATAACTATTTTCGGCAGCTCGCTTCCCGTTTTCGGCGATGAGCAGTACAGCAATGCCTATAAACTGGGCAGCATATTTGCCCAAAACGGGTTCGACCTCTGCACCGGGGGCAACAGCGGCATTATGGAGGCAGTTTCAAGAGCCGCTTCTGAAAACGGCGCTAAAGCCATTGGCATAACGCTTAATGGCTCATTCGGGACACATAATACATTCCTCACAGAGCACAGAGCGCACGATACACTGTTTGAAAGGATTCAGGCCCTGATTGAAACCGGCGACGCCTACGTGGCCCTTCAGGGCGGCACGGGAACACTCCTGGAGATGGCAGCCGTGTGGGAATTTATGAACAAAGGCTTCCTCCACGAAAAACCCTTTGCCTGCCACGGCAGTCTATGGAAGCCAATTATAGATTCAATGGAAGAGCAGATTAGAAAAGAAAAACGGAAGACCGGCCTCGTAAAATATTTCGAAACCATCGATGAGTGCGCGGACTATATCATCCGCGGCCTGAATGGTTCGTTGTAGCTCAATTGTGTATCCATGATTAAATCTGCCTTTTTGAATCCATCATCTCCCCTACGGCCTGCATCACCATATCCACACCAATTTCCCTTANNNNNNNNNNNNNNNNNNNNNNNNN
The DNA window shown above is from Ignavibacteria bacterium and carries:
- a CDS encoding LOG family protein; protein product: MRRIITIFGSSLPVFGDEQYSNAYKLGSIFAQNGFDLCTGGNSGIMEAVSRAASENGAKAIGITLNGSFGTHNTFLTEHRAHDTLFERIQALIETGDAYVALQGGTGTLLEMAAVWEFMNKGFLHEKPFACHGSLWKPIIDSMEEQIRKEKRKTGLVKYFETIDECADYIIRGLNGSL